One genomic segment of Aliarcobacter cibarius includes these proteins:
- a CDS encoding AAA family ATPase gives MILTKLKLENFKKYRFFEISFDLGLIGIIGKNGSGKSTIFEAILFALYGELKNKGDKEVVRNANALEKDIVSVELEFEIEETIYKIVREFRGKTLSANAKLYKNEELITTGAKEVTIAIVNLTKMSKDAFMHTLFASQKELTSLSNSKPEDRKKMIRKLLGLEKIDFVEKELIEKSRELKREIDAFKEVLLSSEDITIKKENIVEQTVQKEEFLKDIDKQSLVLDELNKKVFIIKQELEQLTKTKEQKQILKARCEILTNSISSHQKTQEKLQNELNALYTKQEELKGLQTIKQEYITLHETLKEQDKLKEYSLRKDGLLLEQKELREQYTKAKDSIKVLEFETKEHLELVEKEKELDNSIEKYKLLLTNKGLDEKRLIQEIAGEEKLIADIKKKIENITILGKESNCPTCTRPLLDEYDSVIFSLEQIVIKVENEKIDISKEQLANIKEEKEKLEEIQKANIKEHFEISKKINLIENKKRDLQALKEHFEKVTQKGVKNKEELAKLEIYNYDKNLHEELLLKQKELKSKYEYILSLETMLKRVDSIKEELKTSILNQDKYNLELLQKDLEYKAINYDEVKHKEKLKEFDEVQKQKDSLVTLINDLKVKIATIQGQIKTIQESLQNNETQLKKVQTKKDDLNDYEKIKINLAEFKTKLNSKVAPRISDIASNMFAQITKGKYQHIEVSNEFDFYIYDEGKKYPIERFSGGEIDLANLVLRIAISKTLSELSGANSVEFLAFDEVFGSQDDSRRMEILEAFHTIKEQYRQIFLISHEVEIKEMFERVVEV, from the coding sequence ATGATACTAACTAAATTAAAACTAGAAAACTTTAAAAAATACAGATTTTTTGAAATCTCTTTTGATTTAGGACTTATTGGAATTATAGGTAAAAACGGTAGTGGGAAATCAACTATCTTTGAAGCTATATTGTTTGCCTTATATGGGGAACTAAAAAACAAAGGTGATAAAGAAGTTGTAAGAAATGCAAATGCTTTAGAAAAAGATATTGTAAGTGTTGAACTAGAGTTTGAAATAGAAGAAACTATATATAAGATAGTTAGAGAGTTTAGAGGAAAAACTCTAAGTGCAAATGCAAAACTATATAAAAATGAAGAACTTATAACTACTGGAGCAAAAGAGGTAACAATAGCTATAGTAAATTTAACAAAGATGAGTAAAGATGCCTTTATGCATACACTCTTTGCTAGTCAAAAAGAGTTAACTAGTTTAAGTAATAGTAAACCAGAAGATAGAAAGAAGATGATTAGAAAACTTTTAGGTCTTGAAAAGATTGATTTTGTAGAAAAAGAGTTAATAGAAAAGAGTAGGGAACTAAAAAGAGAGATTGATGCTTTTAAAGAAGTACTATTAAGTAGTGAAGATATAACTATAAAAAAAGAGAACATAGTTGAACAAACAGTTCAAAAAGAGGAGTTTTTAAAAGATATAGATAAACAAAGTTTAGTTTTAGATGAGTTAAATAAAAAAGTTTTTATTATAAAACAAGAGTTAGAACAACTAACAAAAACAAAAGAGCAAAAACAAATTTTAAAAGCTAGATGTGAAATTCTAACAAACAGTATTAGCTCTCATCAAAAAACTCAAGAAAAGCTACAGAATGAATTAAATGCCTTATATACGAAACAAGAAGAACTAAAAGGTTTACAAACTATCAAACAAGAGTATATAACTTTACATGAAACTCTAAAAGAACAAGATAAATTAAAAGAATATAGTCTAAGAAAAGATGGATTACTACTTGAACAAAAAGAGTTAAGAGAACAATACACAAAAGCAAAAGATAGTATTAAAGTCTTAGAGTTTGAAACAAAAGAGCATTTAGAACTAGTAGAAAAAGAAAAAGAGTTAGATAATAGTATAGAGAAATATAAACTGTTATTAACAAACAAAGGGTTAGATGAAAAAAGATTAATACAAGAAATAGCAGGTGAAGAAAAACTAATAGCAGATATAAAAAAGAAAATTGAAAATATTACAATATTAGGGAAAGAGTCAAATTGTCCAACATGTACAAGACCTCTTTTAGATGAGTATGATAGTGTTATATTCTCTTTGGAGCAAATAGTAATAAAAGTAGAAAATGAAAAGATTGATATATCAAAAGAACAATTAGCAAACATAAAAGAAGAAAAAGAAAAATTAGAAGAAATACAAAAAGCAAATATAAAAGAGCATTTTGAAATCTCTAAAAAGATAAACCTAATAGAAAATAAAAAAAGAGATTTACAAGCCTTAAAAGAGCATTTTGAAAAAGTAACACAAAAGGGAGTAAAAAATAAAGAAGAGTTAGCAAAACTTGAGATTTATAATTATGATAAGAATTTACATGAAGAATTGCTTTTAAAGCAAAAAGAGTTAAAGAGTAAGTATGAGTATATATTATCACTTGAAACTATGTTAAAAAGAGTAGATAGTATAAAAGAGGAGTTAAAAACTTCAATTTTAAATCAAGATAAGTACAATCTAGAACTTCTACAAAAAGATTTAGAGTATAAAGCTATAAACTATGATGAGGTAAAACATAAAGAGAAATTAAAAGAGTTTGATGAAGTACAAAAACAAAAAGATAGTTTAGTGACTCTTATAAATGATTTAAAAGTAAAAATAGCAACTATACAAGGGCAAATAAAAACTATACAAGAGAGTTTACAAAACAACGAAACTCAACTAAAAAAAGTACAAACAAAAAAAGATGATTTAAATGATTATGAAAAAATTAAAATAAATCTAGCAGAGTTTAAAACAAAATTAAACTCAAAAGTGGCTCCAAGAATCTCTGATATTGCTTCAAATATGTTTGCTCAAATTACAAAAGGCAAATATCAGCATATAGAAGTTTCAAATGAATTTGATTTTTATATCTATGATGAAGGTAAAAAATATCCAATAGAGCGATTTAGTGGTGGAGAAATTGACCTTGCAAACTTGGTTTTAAGAATCGCTATTTCAAAAACTTTGAGTGAACTAAGTGGTGCAAATAGTGTAGAGTTTTTAGCTTTTGATGAGGTTTTTGGAAGTCAAGATGACTCAAGACGTATGGAAATTCTAGAAGCTTTTCATACAATCAAAGAGCAATATAGACAAATATTTTTAATAAGCCATGAAGTAGAGATAAAAGAGATGTTTGAGCGGGTTGTTGAGGTTTAG